The Tepidibacter aestuarii genome contains a region encoding:
- a CDS encoding YjjI family glycine radical enzyme codes for MTNILNIIKDTTMTYEQKVMSLARAAEETLNVLNISEMAQKYREEGIICDLNEGNTPYRPRYVVPDYEKFITNGSEFLGIKPPKDIWEATNNLLILYKHVPSITSFPVYIGNIDTLLDRFIEDENEAYKAIKLFLTHIDRTITDSFCHANIGPKDTKAGRLILKAERELENAIPNISIKYSDETSDEFAIEAIKTALVTAKPSFANHKMFSDDLGENYAIVSCYNGLNTAGGSHTLVRLNLAGLSEIANDENDFIENKLPEAVKIMAEYMDQRVKFLVEESGFFESSFLVRENLIEKNNFTAMFGMFGLAESVNHFINSDVKEDRFGHSQRANKLGIRIIQKLEEEVNKHEAIYCEASNNRYVLHAQVGIDTDEGISPGCRIPIGEEPEIHQHLIQSAKFHKYFPSGIGDIFNFDSMAKKNPEYILDIIKGAFKEEMRYFSLYSTDCDVIRITGYLVKRSEIEKLQKGEQVLQDTVAFGMGAVNNNNVLERKIRKDV; via the coding sequence ATGACTAATATTTTGAACATAATAAAGGATACTACTATGACTTATGAACAGAAGGTTATGAGTCTTGCTAGAGCTGCGGAAGAAACTTTAAATGTTCTAAACATAAGTGAAATGGCACAAAAGTACAGAGAAGAAGGAATAATATGCGATCTTAATGAGGGAAATACTCCGTACAGGCCTAGATATGTAGTTCCAGATTATGAAAAATTTATTACAAATGGAAGTGAATTTTTAGGTATAAAGCCTCCTAAGGATATCTGGGAAGCTACAAATAATTTATTAATCTTATATAAACACGTTCCATCCATAACATCTTTTCCTGTTTATATAGGAAATATAGACACACTACTTGATAGATTTATAGAGGATGAGAATGAGGCTTATAAGGCTATAAAACTATTTTTAACTCATATTGATAGAACTATTACAGATTCATTCTGTCATGCAAATATAGGTCCTAAAGATACTAAAGCAGGAAGACTTATACTAAAGGCTGAAAGAGAGCTTGAAAATGCAATACCTAACATTTCTATTAAGTATTCTGATGAAACGTCAGATGAATTTGCAATTGAAGCTATAAAAACAGCTCTTGTAACTGCTAAACCTAGCTTTGCAAATCATAAGATGTTTTCAGATGACCTTGGCGAAAATTATGCAATAGTAAGCTGTTACAATGGTCTTAATACAGCTGGTGGAAGTCATACATTAGTTAGGTTAAATCTTGCAGGACTTAGTGAAATAGCAAATGATGAGAACGATTTTATAGAAAATAAACTTCCTGAGGCAGTAAAAATAATGGCTGAATACATGGATCAGAGAGTGAAATTTTTAGTAGAAGAAAGTGGTTTCTTTGAATCAAGTTTCTTGGTTAGAGAAAACCTAATAGAAAAAAATAATTTCACAGCTATGTTTGGTATGTTTGGTCTTGCAGAGAGTGTAAATCACTTTATAAATTCAGATGTTAAAGAAGATAGATTTGGACACAGCCAAAGAGCGAATAAATTAGGAATTAGAATAATTCAAAAACTAGAAGAAGAAGTAAATAAACATGAAGCTATTTATTGTGAAGCTTCAAATAATAGATATGTCCTTCATGCACAAGTTGGAATAGATACAGACGAAGGAATAAGTCCGGGATGTAGAATTCCTATAGGAGAAGAACCAGAGATACATCAACATTTAATTCAATCAGCAAAATTCCATAAATACTTCCCATCTGGAATAGGTGATATATTCAACTTTGATTCTATGGCTAAGAAAAATCCAGAGTATATACTAGACATAATCAAAGGTGCATTTAAAGAAGAAATGAGATATTTCTCGCTATATTCTACTGATTGTGATGTTATAAGAATCACTGGGTATCTAGTTAAAAGATCAGAAATAGAAAAACTTCAAAAAGGGGAGCAAGTATTACAAGATACTGTAGCTTTTGGAATGGGAGCTGTAAATAACAACAACGTATTAGAAAGAAAGATAAGAAAAGATGTGTAA
- a CDS encoding YkuS family protein — MKNIAVERTMSFVKNDLKREGYQIDIIDTNEKNNPNYLNNFDALLVSGSKSNFIGIEISSTKVPVIKATGKSIEDIKVELNKIFH; from the coding sequence GTGAAAAATATAGCTGTTGAAAGAACTATGTCATTTGTAAAAAATGACTTGAAAAGAGAAGGGTATCAAATAGATATAATAGATACTAATGAAAAAAACAATCCAAATTATTTAAACAATTTTGATGCATTATTAGTATCAGGGTCAAAATCAAACTTTATAGGAATTGAGATATCATCTACTAAAGTACCAGTGATAAAAGCTACAGGAAAGAGTATTGAAGATATAAAAGTTGAATTAAATAAAATATTTCATTAG
- the udk gene encoding uridine kinase, whose amino-acid sequence MKNRPLIIGITGGTGSGKSTVSKAIIESIPEENLSIIEQDAYYKDQSHLEFEERLKTNYDHPFAFDNELLIGHLNDLLDVKSIKKPVYDFEKHTRDLDKYTEIFSKDIIVVEGIMILEDENLRNMLDIKIFVDTDNDIRILRRIQRDIEERGRTVDSVIDQYLSTVRPAHMQFIEPYKKYADIIMPEGGYNSVAIDIVVAKIKSIIESKVKKDD is encoded by the coding sequence ATGAAAAATAGACCCCTGATAATAGGAATAACTGGTGGAACCGGTTCGGGAAAGAGTACAGTAAGTAAGGCTATAATAGAGAGTATACCGGAGGAAAATTTATCTATTATAGAGCAAGATGCTTACTATAAAGACCAAAGTCATCTTGAATTTGAAGAAAGATTGAAGACGAATTATGACCATCCATTTGCCTTTGATAATGAACTTTTAATAGGTCATTTAAATGATCTTTTAGATGTCAAGAGCATTAAAAAGCCAGTTTATGACTTTGAAAAACACACTAGAGATTTAGATAAATACACAGAAATTTTTTCAAAAGATATAATAGTTGTTGAAGGTATAATGATATTAGAAGATGAAAATCTAAGAAATATGTTGGATATAAAAATATTTGTAGATACAGATAATGATATTAGAATACTTAGAAGAATACAAAGAGATATAGAAGAAAGAGGAAGAACAGTTGATTCAGTAATAGATCAATATCTTTCTACCGTAAGACCAGCTCATATGCAGTTTATAGAGCCTTATAAGAAGTATGCAGATATTATAATGCCAGAAGGTGGCTACAACAGCGTTGCTATAGATATAGTTGTTGCTAAGATAAAATCTATAATAGAATCAAAAGTTAAAAAAGATGATTAA
- a CDS encoding recombinase family protein produces the protein MNNTCIYLRKSRADEEAEKKGDKETLLKHKKALLKYAQENNLNILKIREEIVSGESLMHRPQMLELLKDVENNLYDCVLCMDIDRLGRGNMKEQGLILETFKNSNTKIVTPRKVYNLEDEFDEEYSEFEAFMARKELKIINRRLQNGRIRSVEDGNYLGTLPPYGYEICYKDNYRTLTPHPEQSVVVNIIFDLYTNHYLGSKKIADKLNAMNYKSYTGSNWSSASVLSIIKNNVYTGRIQWRKTVNKKSNEIGKNKETKMRPKKEWIDVQGKHKAIISSKTYEKAQKILSSRSHTPFNSRTKISNPLAGVVKCFYCNSSMVLRPYKNRDSQIMCPKNCSNKSSKLIYIENKLILSLRYWLKKYEFNLNMYSNDDKNKDKLLYKNVLHSLKKELGNLNIQNNNLHDLLERNIYDESTYMSRLNSITTKIKNVQSSIDETNSKLVDISKKFDVGCIPRFTHLLDVYENTDSNALKNRLLKSVLNSVVYKKEKHKRNDEFTLIIYPKLPKE, from the coding sequence ATGAACAACACTTGTATTTATCTTAGAAAGTCAAGAGCAGATGAAGAAGCTGAAAAAAAAGGTGATAAAGAAACACTGCTAAAGCATAAGAAAGCTTTGCTTAAATATGCACAAGAAAATAATTTAAATATATTAAAAATCAGAGAAGAAATTGTCTCTGGAGAAAGCTTGATGCACAGACCTCAAATGCTAGAGCTTTTAAAAGATGTTGAGAACAATTTATATGATTGTGTTTTATGTATGGATATAGATAGGCTTGGAAGAGGAAATATGAAAGAACAAGGTCTTATTCTTGAGACATTCAAAAATTCTAATACCAAGATAGTAACCCCTAGAAAAGTATACAATTTAGAAGATGAATTTGATGAAGAGTATTCAGAATTTGAAGCCTTTATGGCTAGAAAAGAGCTTAAAATAATAAATAGACGTCTTCAAAATGGTAGAATAAGAAGTGTTGAAGATGGAAATTATTTAGGAACTCTTCCTCCATATGGATATGAAATTTGTTATAAGGACAATTACAGAACATTAACTCCTCACCCAGAACAATCAGTAGTTGTAAATATTATATTTGATTTATATACGAATCATTATTTAGGATCTAAAAAGATAGCCGATAAGCTAAATGCTATGAACTACAAAAGCTATACAGGTTCAAATTGGTCATCAGCATCAGTTCTTTCAATAATAAAAAACAATGTCTATACAGGAAGAATACAGTGGAGAAAAACTGTCAATAAAAAATCAAATGAAATAGGCAAAAATAAAGAAACAAAAATGAGACCTAAAAAAGAATGGATAGATGTTCAGGGAAAACACAAAGCTATTATTTCTTCAAAAACTTATGAAAAAGCTCAAAAGATTTTATCAAGTCGTTCTCATACTCCCTTTAATTCAAGAACTAAAATTTCAAATCCTCTAGCAGGAGTTGTTAAATGCTTTTACTGCAATTCATCTATGGTTCTTCGACCATATAAAAATAGAGATTCTCAAATTATGTGTCCTAAAAATTGTTCAAATAAGAGCAGTAAGCTAATATATATAGAAAATAAACTAATATTATCTTTAAGATATTGGTTAAAAAAGTACGAATTTAATCTGAATATGTATTCTAATGATGATAAAAATAAAGATAAGTTATTATATAAGAATGTACTTCATAGCTTAAAAAAAGAGTTAGGTAATTTAAATATTCAAAATAACAATTTACATGATTTGCTAGAGCGAAATATATATGATGAATCTACATATATGTCTAGATTAAATTCAATAACTACAAAAATAAAAAATGTACAAAGTTCTATAGATGAAACTAATAGTAAGTTAGTAGATATTTCTAAAAAATTCGATGTGGGTTGTATCCCAAGATTCACACATCTTTTAGATGTATATGAGAATACAGATAGCAATGCATTAAAAAATAGATTATTAAAGTCAGTACTAAATAGTGTTGTATATAAAAAAGAAAAACATAAAAGAAACGATGAATTCACGTTAATAATTTATCCTAAATTACCAAAAGAGTAG
- a CDS encoding peptidoglycan D,D-transpeptidase FtsI family protein: protein MRKKSNTKQNKRLSIVLFTFSFIFISLFARLIYIQGYKGKEYYERAIRQSEIKIDLTSNRGTVYDRNNVALTDNEKEDIVVILKRNFNLDKEKIDILKKVTKLSEKEIYNKFESKSDLIELKIKYLNDELRKEIENKSAILIVNKTYRYRSENILTHVLGYINKYENKGVSGVEKAKNNLLKDQNKEYVEAFVDARKNVVPGSFKKYKSKDINHKNVKLTIDYDIQSIVEKALDKKHKNGAVVVSDVNTGEILAMASRPNFNPNKVEDYIDSENQELLNKAIQCKYPPGSIFKIIVTLAAFEEGVVDEEEKFECNGYIEFDGIKIKCWERDGHGEETFKEAFYNSCNPVFVEVGKRLGSKKILETAKRMGLSDKVDIGLEEEKETSLPKGDTVKGNAIGNISIGQGDIEVTPLQVNQMTQIIANNGAYKKLYLFDSILDQNMNEIENHKIEKDKVVMSPFIINRTKKLMEGVVEAGTAKNIKGIQGNSAGKTGSAEYYVNGQKFVHGWFTGYYPAKVPKYAVTVFVYDGKSGGGAAAPVFKDIIENINNIKQVQAQ, encoded by the coding sequence TTGAGAAAAAAAAGTAATACAAAACAAAATAAAAGACTTTCGATAGTTTTATTTACTTTTTCATTTATATTCATATCGCTATTTGCAAGACTTATATACATACAAGGTTATAAAGGCAAAGAGTATTATGAAAGAGCTATAAGGCAAAGTGAAATTAAAATAGATCTGACTAGCAACAGAGGAACGGTATACGATAGAAATAATGTAGCACTTACAGATAATGAAAAGGAAGATATAGTTGTTATATTAAAGAGAAATTTTAATTTGGATAAAGAAAAAATAGATATACTAAAAAAAGTTACAAAGCTCTCTGAAAAGGAAATATATAATAAATTTGAGAGTAAAAGTGATTTAATAGAGCTTAAGATAAAGTATTTAAATGATGAATTGAGAAAAGAAATAGAAAATAAGAGTGCAATTTTAATAGTTAATAAAACATATAGGTATAGAAGTGAAAACATATTAACGCATGTTTTGGGATATATAAATAAGTATGAAAACAAAGGTGTAAGTGGAGTAGAAAAAGCTAAAAATAATTTGTTAAAAGACCAAAATAAAGAGTATGTAGAGGCTTTTGTAGATGCGAGGAAGAATGTAGTTCCTGGAAGTTTTAAAAAATATAAAAGTAAGGATATAAACCATAAAAACGTAAAATTAACTATAGATTATGATATACAAAGTATAGTTGAAAAAGCATTAGATAAAAAGCATAAAAATGGAGCAGTTGTAGTATCTGATGTTAATACAGGAGAGATACTGGCCATGGCATCAAGGCCGAATTTTAACCCAAATAAGGTAGAAGACTATATAGATAGCGAAAACCAAGAATTATTAAATAAAGCCATTCAATGTAAATACCCACCTGGATCTATATTTAAAATAATAGTAACACTTGCAGCGTTTGAAGAAGGTGTAGTAGATGAAGAAGAAAAATTCGAATGCAATGGATATATAGAATTTGATGGAATAAAGATAAAGTGTTGGGAAAGAGATGGACATGGAGAAGAAACATTTAAGGAAGCTTTCTATAATTCATGTAATCCTGTATTTGTTGAAGTAGGAAAGAGATTGGGAAGCAAAAAAATATTAGAAACTGCAAAAAGAATGGGATTATCAGATAAAGTAGATATAGGATTAGAAGAAGAAAAAGAGACTTCACTTCCAAAAGGAGATACAGTAAAAGGGAACGCTATAGGCAATATATCAATAGGACAAGGTGATATAGAAGTAACTCCTCTTCAAGTTAATCAGATGACTCAGATAATAGCTAATAATGGGGCATATAAAAAATTATATTTATTCGATTCTATACTAGATCAAAATATGAATGAGATCGAAAATCATAAAATAGAAAAAGACAAGGTAGTAATGTCTCCCTTTATAATAAATAGAACAAAGAAATTAATGGAAGGTGTTGTTGAAGCAGGTACTGCTAAAAATATAAAAGGGATACAAGGAAACAGTGCAGGAAAAACTGGTTCAGCAGAATATTACGTCAATGGCCAAAAATTTGTACATGGGTGGTTTACTGGGTATTATCCAGCAAAAGTGCCTAAATATGCAGTAACAGTATTTGTATATGATGGGAAATCAGGAGGAGGAGCTGCAGCACCAGTGTTTAAAGACATAATTGAAAATATAAATAATATTAAACAAGTACAGGCACAATAA
- a CDS encoding GerAB/ArcD/ProY family transporter, whose protein sequence is MNKEIISDKQGISIMILFLIGSTSIFVPGLEAKNDAWLAVILSVIAVMPMLFIFARLDCLFPNKDIFDIIELCFGKFIGKIVILIFTWYTFYWAADVLNNYALYVTSVNLIKTPPIVSIIFLGILCSWGIREGVELLGRWSKFFLLIPIVSLIIVSLLSIPKMNINNLKPMLYEGTSPLFEATFALFSQPFGQMIAFTMAFNGFRNKKSSSKVYFTSLLVAGLYMLLLTLTNILALGGDIAANKYYPTYNLATRIGIGILLQNLEILISLAFVLGGFIKVSILLLCVCKGITKVFECNDYRFTITPITLLILNLTYLQYDSVMDYMEFNSKVWPYYFFPFQVILPIFIFIFAEIKYKKKYGR, encoded by the coding sequence TTGAATAAAGAAATTATTTCTGATAAACAAGGAATTTCTATTATGATTTTATTTTTGATAGGATCAACTTCTATATTTGTACCTGGATTAGAAGCTAAAAATGATGCATGGCTAGCTGTTATTTTATCTGTAATTGCTGTTATGCCTATGTTATTTATATTTGCACGATTAGATTGTCTTTTCCCAAATAAAGACATCTTTGATATTATTGAGCTCTGTTTTGGTAAATTCATTGGAAAAATAGTAATACTAATATTTACTTGGTATACTTTTTATTGGGCAGCTGATGTTCTAAATAATTATGCTCTATATGTTACAAGTGTTAATTTGATTAAAACTCCCCCAATCGTATCTATAATATTTTTAGGAATTTTATGTAGTTGGGGAATAAGAGAAGGAGTTGAACTTTTAGGCAGATGGTCGAAGTTTTTTTTACTGATACCTATTGTTTCTTTGATAATTGTTTCCCTTTTATCAATTCCTAAAATGAATATAAATAATCTTAAACCCATGTTATATGAAGGTACTAGCCCATTATTTGAAGCTACTTTCGCTCTATTTTCTCAGCCATTTGGTCAAATGATAGCATTTACTATGGCTTTTAACGGATTTAGAAACAAAAAATCTTCTTCTAAAGTTTATTTTACATCATTATTAGTAGCAGGACTATATATGCTATTATTAACACTGACTAACATTTTAGCTTTAGGAGGAGATATTGCAGCAAATAAATATTATCCTACTTATAATTTAGCCACAAGAATAGGTATTGGTATCCTTTTGCAAAACCTAGAAATACTAATATCTTTAGCATTTGTATTGGGTGGATTTATTAAAGTAAGTATATTATTGTTATGTGTATGTAAGGGTATTACTAAAGTATTTGAATGTAACGATTATCGTTTTACTATAACTCCTATAACATTATTAATACTAAATCTAACTTATTTACAATATGATAGTGTAATGGATTATATGGAATTCAATTCTAAAGTATGGCCGTACTATTTTTTCCCATTTCAAGTCATTTTACCTATATTTATATTTATTTTTGCTGAAATAAAATATAAAAAAAAGTATGGTAGATAA
- a CDS encoding peptidase U32 family protein, whose protein sequence is MQKVELLAPAGDLEKLKMAIEYGADAVYVGGEFFGLRAGAKNFTYEQMQEGVKFVHDRDKKLYVTVNVIPHNEDFKGLSEYLKQLEEIGVDAVIVSDPGVLSVVKTVIPDMEVHLSTQANNTNYMSAKFWYNQGVNRVVTARELSFEEIKEIRDNIPEDMEIEAFVHGAMCISYSGRCLISNYMTGRDANRGACAHPCRWEYSLVEEKRPGEYFPVYEDERGTFFFNSKDLCMIEYIPQIIESGIKSLKIEGRMKTSYYVASVIRAYRMAIDEYYKNSKNWKFNPMWLDEIKKASHRDFTTGFYFDKPKSDEQHYGSSSYIRDYDFIGLVKSFDEEEGIATVEQRNRMFVGDEIEIIGPHKETIYTKIDKMWNEKGEEIEVAPHPRQLIKIKFDACVKENYILRKVIDNEK, encoded by the coding sequence AGGAGAGTTTTTTGGACTAAGAGCAGGTGCTAAGAATTTCACTTATGAACAAATGCAAGAAGGTGTGAAGTTCGTTCATGATAGAGATAAGAAGTTATATGTAACGGTCAATGTTATACCTCATAATGAAGACTTCAAAGGATTAAGTGAGTACTTAAAGCAACTTGAAGAAATAGGAGTAGATGCTGTAATAGTATCAGATCCAGGTGTACTATCTGTTGTTAAAACTGTCATACCTGATATGGAGGTACATTTAAGTACTCAAGCTAACAATACTAACTATATGAGTGCTAAGTTCTGGTATAACCAAGGGGTTAACAGAGTAGTAACAGCCAGAGAACTTTCATTTGAAGAAATAAAAGAAATTAGAGATAACATACCTGAGGATATGGAGATAGAAGCGTTTGTACATGGTGCTATGTGTATATCATATTCAGGAAGATGTCTTATAAGTAATTATATGACTGGAAGAGATGCAAATAGAGGCGCTTGTGCTCATCCTTGTAGATGGGAGTATTCATTAGTTGAAGAAAAGCGACCTGGAGAGTATTTCCCAGTATATGAAGATGAAAGAGGTACATTCTTCTTTAATTCAAAAGATCTATGTATGATAGAGTATATACCTCAAATAATAGAATCTGGAATTAAAAGTCTTAAAATAGAAGGTAGAATGAAGACTTCTTATTATGTAGCATCTGTTATTAGAGCATATAGAATGGCTATAGATGAATATTATAAGAATTCTAAAAATTGGAAATTCAATCCTATGTGGCTTGATGAAATTAAAAAAGCTAGTCATAGAGATTTTACAACTGGTTTTTATTTTGATAAGCCAAAATCGGATGAGCAACATTATGGATCTAGTTCGTACATAAGAGATTATGATTTTATAGGACTTGTTAAATCTTTCGATGAAGAAGAAGGCATAGCAACAGTAGAACAAAGAAACAGAATGTTTGTAGGAGATGAAATAGAAATAATAGGTCCACACAAAGAGACTATTTACACTAAGATAGATAAAATGTGGAATGAAAAAGGGGAAGAAATAGAAGTAGCGCCTCACCCTAGACAGTTAATTAAAATCAAGTTTGATGCTTGTGTTAAAGAAAATTATATATTGAGAAAGGTGATAGACAATGAAAAATAG
- a CDS encoding sigma-70 family RNA polymerase sigma factor — translation MTATKSFPNPLTPKEELEYLKKFKQGDLSVKSILVERNLRLVAHIVKKYTNYQEDIEDLISIGTIGLIKAIETFNIEKGTRLATYAARCIENEILMSIRAGKKSKGEVSLQDPIGVDKEGNEIS, via the coding sequence TTGACAGCTACAAAATCGTTTCCAAATCCACTAACCCCTAAAGAGGAACTAGAATATTTAAAAAAGTTTAAACAAGGAGACCTAAGTGTCAAATCTATTCTAGTAGAAAGAAATCTAAGGCTAGTAGCTCATATTGTGAAAAAATATACTAATTATCAAGAAGATATAGAGGATTTAATATCTATTGGAACTATCGGACTTATAAAGGCAATAGAGACATTCAATATTGAAAAAGGCACAAGGCTTGCAACTTATGCAGCAAGGTGTATAGAAAATGAGATACTTATGAGCATAAGAGCGGGAAAAAAAAGTAAAGGAGAAGTATCTCTTCAAGATCCTATCGGTGTAGATAAAGAAGGGAATGAAATATCTTAA
- a CDS encoding YjjW family glycine radical enzyme activase: MCKGLVNRILPFSSVDGPGNRSVVFMQGCNFNCLYCHNPETINICNSCGVCVKSCKYESLNNKEKEIVWDIKTCKHCDMCLKSCPNDSNPKSIYMSVDEVYEQIYKVKSFISGITVSGGECTLQHEFLTKLFDKVKKLGLTCYVDTNGSIPLKDKKDFVNIMDMGMIDLKSYDEDEHKMLTGMSNKNVIDNIKYLASIDKLYEVRTVIVPDVLNNHYNVDQISKLIASLNPNIRYKIIRYRNHGVRKNIINSYTPSDEMMNELYEIASNNGCKDIILV, from the coding sequence ATGTGTAAGGGCTTAGTAAATAGAATACTCCCATTTAGCTCTGTAGATGGACCTGGAAATAGAAGTGTTGTATTTATGCAAGGATGTAATTTTAACTGCTTGTATTGCCATAATCCAGAGACTATAAATATATGTAATAGCTGTGGGGTATGTGTTAAGTCTTGTAAATACGAAAGCTTAAATAATAAAGAAAAAGAAATTGTTTGGGATATCAAAACCTGCAAACATTGTGATATGTGTTTAAAGTCATGTCCTAACGATTCAAATCCAAAAAGCATTTACATGAGTGTTGATGAAGTTTATGAACAAATATATAAGGTTAAATCCTTTATATCTGGGATAACAGTTTCAGGAGGAGAATGCACGCTCCAACATGAGTTTTTAACAAAGCTATTTGATAAGGTTAAAAAACTTGGACTAACATGTTATGTGGACACTAATGGATCTATACCTTTAAAGGACAAAAAAGATTTTGTAAATATAATGGATATGGGTATGATAGACTTGAAATCATACGATGAAGATGAGCATAAAATGCTTACAGGAATGTCAAATAAAAATGTAATTGATAACATAAAATATCTAGCAAGTATAGATAAATTATATGAGGTGAGAACTGTTATAGTTCCTGATGTTTTAAACAATCATTACAATGTAGACCAAATAAGCAAACTTATAGCATCTTTAAATCCAAATATAAGATACAAAATAATAAGATACAGAAATCACGGTGTTAGAAAAAATATTATAAATAGTTATACACCAAGTGATGAGATGATGAATGAATTGTATGAAATAGCATCTAATAATGGATGTAAGGATATAATTTTAGTTTAA